In Stomoxys calcitrans chromosome 2, idStoCalc2.1, whole genome shotgun sequence, the following proteins share a genomic window:
- the LOC106088302 gene encoding SWI/SNF complex subunit SMARCC2 isoform X2 yields the protein MCTLGPKKDGSPNIDFFNSAESLQGFETIRQWLQKNCKKYLAGSNEPITKESLSQLLVQFLQYVEAKLGKNSPEPPATRIPMRFFLDFKPNGGLCVIFSTMFRFRAEQRGKKFDFSVGKNPTRKDPNIQLLIDIEQALVEAELYRTPFIYIRPEVDKQLATRLREILATRRVEIVSDEEEATHIIYPEVDPHPDEYARPIFKRGNHVMMHWYYFPESYDTWTPNTLELPDSVLENPESPAERWRVSASWINDLEQYNEWMAEEDYEVDEMGKKKTHKLRLSIDDIMSGGVDEKKKSASATPAAAKQKRRRSPSPGSSSKSGKRKRSPAVLHKKSRNDEEDEDLTRDMDDPPAETNLQEVIKTSSLQSTASPAPGNKSRGDNDMIPIKGGTLTDLDDEMTGGSGTQAMSACDGENSQTGKTSDNSNTQEFSSSAKEDMEDNVTEQTHHIIVPSYSAWFDYNSIHVIEKRAMPEFFNSKNKSKTPEIYMAYRNFMIDTYRLNPTEYLTSTACRRNLAGDVCAIMRVHAFLEQWGLINYQIDAELRPTPMGPPPTSHFHILSDTPSGIQSLNPQKTPQPSAAKTLLDLDKKPSGGAVSKEIKEESLDKAPPVGIKTEPIENGSSTGSGQFGLKLDQYAKKPAAMKNRTAASLSREWTDQETLLLLEGLELHKDDWNKVCEHVGTRTQDECILHFLRLPIEDPYLEDDGGFLGPLGCQPIPFSKSGNPIMSTVAFLASVVDPRVAAAAAKAAMEEFAAIKDEVPATIMDNHMKNVEKASAGGKFDPSYGLANSGIAGTGTDKEEEDPNTATAPGAVQATAPAASSDEEMKDVSKKDDGSGADVKPEDPSAERGSGDSSASKELDTTKQVFNETNVQTAAAAALASAAVKAKHLAALEERKIKSLVALLVETQMKKLEIKLRHFEELETTMEREREGLEYQRQQLITERQQFHLEQLKAAEFRARQQAHHRLQQEQQWQGGTAPPNAAAASTAGTTATGGNASSAVTPSLPGTPATAGSAANLTGAQSAAAPPSAVGTSATTAAATSAPVVAPTTTPMDTTPATVPPSSVPPATGVSEAASATSAPGQTLAATNPSSGAPIPPNVAGGPPAATANIPPATVGPGPAGGVPPA from the exons ATGTGTACTTTGGGTCCCAAGAAGGACGGAAGTCCTAATATAGACTTTTTCAATTCAGCCGAGTCGCTACAGGGCTTTGAAACGATAAGACAGTGGCTgcagaaaaattgtaaaaaa tatTTAGCTGGTAGTAATGAGCCAATCACCAAAGAATCATTGTCGCAGTTGCTGGTGCAGTTCTTGCAGTATGTGGAAGCAAAGTTGGGCAAAAATTCGCCGGAACCTCCAGCGACTCGTATACCG ATGCGTTTCTTTTTGGATTTCAAGCCCAATGGTGGCCTCTGCGTTATATTTTCCACCATGTTTCGTTTTCGTGCCGAACAAAGGGgaaagaaatttgatttttctgtGGGTAAGAATCCAACACGAAAGGATCCTAATATTCAACTGCTGATTGACATAGAACAGGCTTTGGTAGAGGCAGAACTCTATCGTACCCCCTTCATCTACATACGCCCCGAAGTCGATAAGCAGTTGGCGACACGTTTAAGGGAGATTTTGGCAACTCGCCGTGTGGAAATTGTCTCGGATGAAGAAGAAGCTACTCATATAATATATCCTGAAGTAGATCCACATCCGGACGAATATGCCCGCCCCATATTTAAACGCGGCAACCATGTTATGATGCATTGGTACTATTTTCCCGAGTCCTATGATACATGGACACCAAATACCTTAGAACTACCGGATAGCGTGCTCGAGAATCCCGAATCGCCAGCTGAACGATGGCGGGTGTCGGCATCATGGATTAACGATTTGGAGCAATACAATGAGTGGATGGCCGAAGAGGACTATGAAGTTGATGAAATGGGTAAAAAGAAAACTCACAAGCTGCGTCTGTCCATCGATGATATAATGTCGGGTGGAGTGGACGAGAAGAAGAAATCGGCTAGTGCTACACCGGCTGCAGCCAAACAAAAGCGCAGACGTTCCCCTTCTCCTGGCTCTTCATCAAAGTCGGGAAAAAGAAAACGTTCACCTGCTGTGTTGCATAAGAAATCACGAAATGACGAGGAGGACGAAGATTTAACACGAGACATGGATGATCCTCCAGCCGAAACAAATCTACAGGAGGTGATTAAGACATCATCTTTGCAGTCCACAGCCAGTCCGGCGCCGGGAAATAAATCAAGAGGGGATAATGACATGATTCCAATAAAAG gcggTACATTGACCGACTTGGACGATGAAATGACTGGTGGAAGTGGTACCCAGGCTATGTCTGCCTGCGATGGTGAAAATTCCCAAACTGGCAAAACAAGTGACAACAGCAATACACAGGAGTTTTCATCTTCTGCCAAAGAAGACATGGAAGACAATGTCACCGAGCAAACCCATCACATTATTGTACCTTCATATTCGGCATGGTTTGACTACAACTCTATACATGTCATCGAAAAACGTGCAATGCCCGAGTTCTTCAACTCGAAAAACAAATCCAAAACCCCTGAAATATATATGGCGTACAGAAATTTTATGATTGATACCTATCGTCTGAACCCCACAGAGTATTTAACCAGCACTGCCTGCCGTCGCAATTTGGCAGGTGATGTTTGTGCTATTATGCGAGTGCATGCGTTTCTTGAGCAATGGGGTTTGATTAATTATCAAATCGATGCAGAATTACGCCCCACACCAATGGGTCCTCCCCCTACGTCGCATTTCCACATACTTTCGGACACACCCTCGGGTATACAGTCTTTGAATCCTCAAAAAACTCCACAACCATCGGCTGCCAAAACCCTCTTGGATTTGGATAAAAAACCATCCGGCGGAGCAGTAAGCAAGGAAATAAAAGAAGAATCCTTGGACAAGGCCCCGCCTGTTGGTATAAAAACAGAGCCCATTGAGAATGGATCCTCAACTGGTTCAGGTCAATTTGGTCTGAAGTTGGATCAGTATGCCAagaaaccggctgccatgaaaAATCGTACCGCAGCTAGTTTGTCACGCGAATGGACAGATCAAGAGACTCTTTTGCTACTCGAAGGTTTGGAATTGCACAAAGATGATTGGAACAAGGTTTGCGAACACGTGGGTACCCGCACACAGGATGAATGTATATTACATTTTCTGCGCTTGCCCATTGAAGATCCGTATTTGGAGGATGATGGAGGATTTTTGGGTCCTCTCGGATGCCAACCCATACCCTTTAGTAAATCAGGCAATCCAATTATGTCTACTGTGGCATTCTTAGCCTCTGTCGTTGACCCACGGGTGGCTGCAGCAGCAGCTAAAGCAGCTATGGAAGAATTTGCTGCAATAAAGGATGAGGTTCCGGCTACAATAATGGATAATCATATGAAAAATGTAGAGAAGGCTTCAGCTGGCGGCAAGTTTGATCCATCATATGGATTGGCGAATAGTGGAATTGCAGGCACGGGAACAGATAAAGAAGAGGAGGATCCAAATACGGCCACCGCACCTGGAGCTGTGCAAGCAACGGCCCCAGCTGCTTCTAGCGATGAAGAAATGAAAGATGTTTCCAAGAAAGATG ATGGCTCTGGTGCCGATGTTAAACCTGAAGATCCTTCGGCGGAGCGTGGCTCCGGCGACAGCTCTGCCTCCAAAGAGTTGGATACAACAAAACAAGTTTTTAACGAAACAAACGTTCAAACAGCAGCAGCTGCTGCTCTGGCCTCGGCAGCCGTCAAGGCCAAACATTTGGCAGCTTTAGAAGAACGCAAAATAAAGTCTCTTGTGGCGCTTTTGGTGGAGACCCAAATGAAGAAACTCGAAATTAAATTGCGGCATTTTGAGGAACTGGAAACTACTATGGAACGTGAACGAGAGGGTTTGGAATACCAACGACAACAGTTAATCACGGAGCGCCAACAATTTCATCTGGAGCAATTGAAAGCTGCAGAATTTAGAGCTAGGCAACAGGCACACCATCGTCTGCAACAGGAACAACAGTGGCAAGGTGGCACTGCGCCACCAAATGCAGCGGCGGCATCAACCGCAGGTACAACAGCGACAGGTGGTAATGCATCTAGTGCTGTTACTCCAAGCTTGCCCGGAACCCCTGCGACTGCTGGTTCTGCTGCTAACCTAACTGGAGCACAATCGGCCGCAGCTCCACCAAGTGCGGTTGGGACAAGTGCAACAACCGCTGCCGCTACATCAGCCCCAGTTGTTGCTCCTACAACTACACCCATGG ACACAACACCGGCAACCGTTCCACCCTCGTCAGTACCCCCTGCAACCGGTGTTTCGGAAGCCGCGAGTGCCACATCAGCCCCGGGCCAAACTCTTGCTGCCACGAATCCATCAAGTGGTGCACCTATACCTCCAAACGTAGCTGGAGGTCCTCCTGCGGCCACAGCAAACATTCCCCCAGCAACAGTGGGGCCAGGACCTGCAGGAGGAGTACCGCCTGCTTAA
- the LOC106088305 gene encoding alcohol dehydrogenase class-3: protein MATAGQVIKCKAAVAWEAKKPLAIEEIEVAPPKAHEVRVKITATGVCHTDAYTLGGFDPEGVFPVILGHEGAGVVESVGEGVTKFKPGDHVIPTYIPQCDECKFCKSGKTNLCQKIRVTQGQGLMPDGTSRFSCKGKMLYHFMGTSTFSEYTVVADISLAKVDENAPLDKVCLLGCGIPTGYGAALNTAKVTPGSTCAIWGLGAVGLATALGCKKAGASKIYGIDINSSKFELAKKFGVTDFVNPKDVESKGPIQNYLIDLMDGGFDYTFECIGNVNTMRAALESTHKGWGTSVIIGVAAAGQEISTRPFQLVVGRTWKGTAFGGWKSGTDVPKLVDEYMRKELLIDEFVTHTMGLEKINDAFDLMHEGKSLRSVVNF, encoded by the exons ATGGCAACTGCCGGACAG GTTATTAAATGCAAAGCAGCTGTGGCTTGGGAAGCCAAAAAACCTTTGGCAATTGAAGAAATCGAAGTGGCTCCACCCAAAGCTCATGAAGTACGTGTTAAGATCACTGCCACTGGAGTTTGCCACACCGATGCCTATACACTCGGAGGTTTCGACCCAGAGGGAGTATTTCCTGTGATACTAGGTCATGAGGGCGCTGGCGTTGTTGAAAGTGTGGGCGAAGGTGTTACGAAATTTAAGCCCGGAGATCATGTCATACCCACATACATTCCCCAATGTGATGAGTGCAAATTTTGTAAATCGGGAAAGACAAATCTGTGCCAGAAGATACGTGTTACCCAAGGTCAAGGTTTGATGCCTGATGGTACTTCACGTTTCAGTTGTAAGGGTAAAATGTTATACCATTTCATGGGAACATCGACATTTTCGGAATATACAGTAGTAGCTGATATATCCCTGGCTAAG gTCGATGAGAATGCCCCCTTGGATAAGGTTTGTTTACTAGGCTGCGGCATTCCCACTGGCTATGGAGCTGCTCTCAACACAGCTAAG GTCACACCCGGCAGCACTTGTGCTATTTGGGGCTTAGGTGCTGTGGGACTGGCCACCGCTTTGGGTTGCAAAAAAGCCGGTGCCTCTAAGATTTATGGCATAGACATTAATTCCTCCAAATTTGAATTGGCCAAAAAGTTTGGCGTCACCGATTTCGTTAATCCCAAAGATGTCGAAAGCAAAGGCCCCATTCAAAACTATCTTATCGACTTAATGGATGGTGGTTTTGACTACACCTTCGAGTGCATTGGAAACGTCAATACTATGCGTGCAGCTTTAGAATCTACCCACAAGGGTTGGGGAACTTCTGTTATTATAGGTGTGGCTGCAGCAGGCCAAGAAATCTCCACTAGGCCCTTCCAATTGGTAGTGGGACGCACCTGGAAAGGCACAGCTTTTGGTGGTTGGAAGAGCGGTACCGATGTTCCCAAGCTAGTGGATGAATATATGCGCAAGGAGTTGTTAATCGATGAATTTGTTACTCATACAATgggtttggaaaaaattaacgaTGCTTTTGATCTAATGCATGAAGGTAAAAGTTTGCGTAGCgttgttaatttttaa
- the LOC106088302 gene encoding SWI/SNF complex subunit SMARCC2 isoform X1 — protein MCTLGPKKDGSPNIDFFNSAESLQGFETIRQWLQKNCKKYLAGSNEPITKESLSQLLVQFLQYVEAKLGKNSPEPPATRIPMRFFLDFKPNGGLCVIFSTMFRFRAEQRGKKFDFSVGKNPTRKDPNIQLLIDIEQALVEAELYRTPFIYIRPEVDKQLATRLREILATRRVEIVSDEEEATHIIYPEVDPHPDEYARPIFKRGNHVMMHWYYFPESYDTWTPNTLELPDSVLENPESPAERWRVSASWINDLEQYNEWMAEEDYEVDEMGKKKTHKLRLSIDDIMSGGVDEKKKSASATPAAAKQKRRRSPSPGSSSKSGKRKRSPAVLHKKSRNDEEDEDLTRDMDDPPAETNLQEVIKTSSLQSTASPAPGNKSRGDNDMIPIKGGTLTDLDDEMTGGSGTQAMSACDGENSQTGKTSDNSNTQEFSSSAKEDMEDNVTEQTHHIIVPSYSAWFDYNSIHVIEKRAMPEFFNSKNKSKTPEIYMAYRNFMIDTYRLNPTEYLTSTACRRNLAGDVCAIMRVHAFLEQWGLINYQIDAELRPTPMGPPPTSHFHILSDTPSGIQSLNPQKTPQPSAAKTLLDLDKKPSGGAVSKEIKEESLDKAPPVGIKTEPIENGSSTGSGQFGLKLDQYAKKPAAMKNRTAASLSREWTDQETLLLLEGLELHKDDWNKVCEHVGTRTQDECILHFLRLPIEDPYLEDDGGFLGPLGCQPIPFSKSGNPIMSTVAFLASVVDPRVAAAAAKAAMEEFAAIKDEVPATIMDNHMKNVEKASAGGKFDPSYGLANSGIAGTGTDKEEEDPNTATAPGAVQATAPAASSDEEMKDVSKKDEKDPTKSTEDTSKDKDKKDDSENEKEKDKTENESDKKEDNGSGADVKPEDPSAERGSGDSSASKELDTTKQVFNETNVQTAAAAALASAAVKAKHLAALEERKIKSLVALLVETQMKKLEIKLRHFEELETTMEREREGLEYQRQQLITERQQFHLEQLKAAEFRARQQAHHRLQQEQQWQGGTAPPNAAAASTAGTTATGGNASSAVTPSLPGTPATAGSAANLTGAQSAAAPPSAVGTSATTAAATSAPVVAPTTTPMDTTPATVPPSSVPPATGVSEAASATSAPGQTLAATNPSSGAPIPPNVAGGPPAATANIPPATVGPGPAGGVPPA, from the exons ATGTGTACTTTGGGTCCCAAGAAGGACGGAAGTCCTAATATAGACTTTTTCAATTCAGCCGAGTCGCTACAGGGCTTTGAAACGATAAGACAGTGGCTgcagaaaaattgtaaaaaa tatTTAGCTGGTAGTAATGAGCCAATCACCAAAGAATCATTGTCGCAGTTGCTGGTGCAGTTCTTGCAGTATGTGGAAGCAAAGTTGGGCAAAAATTCGCCGGAACCTCCAGCGACTCGTATACCG ATGCGTTTCTTTTTGGATTTCAAGCCCAATGGTGGCCTCTGCGTTATATTTTCCACCATGTTTCGTTTTCGTGCCGAACAAAGGGgaaagaaatttgatttttctgtGGGTAAGAATCCAACACGAAAGGATCCTAATATTCAACTGCTGATTGACATAGAACAGGCTTTGGTAGAGGCAGAACTCTATCGTACCCCCTTCATCTACATACGCCCCGAAGTCGATAAGCAGTTGGCGACACGTTTAAGGGAGATTTTGGCAACTCGCCGTGTGGAAATTGTCTCGGATGAAGAAGAAGCTACTCATATAATATATCCTGAAGTAGATCCACATCCGGACGAATATGCCCGCCCCATATTTAAACGCGGCAACCATGTTATGATGCATTGGTACTATTTTCCCGAGTCCTATGATACATGGACACCAAATACCTTAGAACTACCGGATAGCGTGCTCGAGAATCCCGAATCGCCAGCTGAACGATGGCGGGTGTCGGCATCATGGATTAACGATTTGGAGCAATACAATGAGTGGATGGCCGAAGAGGACTATGAAGTTGATGAAATGGGTAAAAAGAAAACTCACAAGCTGCGTCTGTCCATCGATGATATAATGTCGGGTGGAGTGGACGAGAAGAAGAAATCGGCTAGTGCTACACCGGCTGCAGCCAAACAAAAGCGCAGACGTTCCCCTTCTCCTGGCTCTTCATCAAAGTCGGGAAAAAGAAAACGTTCACCTGCTGTGTTGCATAAGAAATCACGAAATGACGAGGAGGACGAAGATTTAACACGAGACATGGATGATCCTCCAGCCGAAACAAATCTACAGGAGGTGATTAAGACATCATCTTTGCAGTCCACAGCCAGTCCGGCGCCGGGAAATAAATCAAGAGGGGATAATGACATGATTCCAATAAAAG gcggTACATTGACCGACTTGGACGATGAAATGACTGGTGGAAGTGGTACCCAGGCTATGTCTGCCTGCGATGGTGAAAATTCCCAAACTGGCAAAACAAGTGACAACAGCAATACACAGGAGTTTTCATCTTCTGCCAAAGAAGACATGGAAGACAATGTCACCGAGCAAACCCATCACATTATTGTACCTTCATATTCGGCATGGTTTGACTACAACTCTATACATGTCATCGAAAAACGTGCAATGCCCGAGTTCTTCAACTCGAAAAACAAATCCAAAACCCCTGAAATATATATGGCGTACAGAAATTTTATGATTGATACCTATCGTCTGAACCCCACAGAGTATTTAACCAGCACTGCCTGCCGTCGCAATTTGGCAGGTGATGTTTGTGCTATTATGCGAGTGCATGCGTTTCTTGAGCAATGGGGTTTGATTAATTATCAAATCGATGCAGAATTACGCCCCACACCAATGGGTCCTCCCCCTACGTCGCATTTCCACATACTTTCGGACACACCCTCGGGTATACAGTCTTTGAATCCTCAAAAAACTCCACAACCATCGGCTGCCAAAACCCTCTTGGATTTGGATAAAAAACCATCCGGCGGAGCAGTAAGCAAGGAAATAAAAGAAGAATCCTTGGACAAGGCCCCGCCTGTTGGTATAAAAACAGAGCCCATTGAGAATGGATCCTCAACTGGTTCAGGTCAATTTGGTCTGAAGTTGGATCAGTATGCCAagaaaccggctgccatgaaaAATCGTACCGCAGCTAGTTTGTCACGCGAATGGACAGATCAAGAGACTCTTTTGCTACTCGAAGGTTTGGAATTGCACAAAGATGATTGGAACAAGGTTTGCGAACACGTGGGTACCCGCACACAGGATGAATGTATATTACATTTTCTGCGCTTGCCCATTGAAGATCCGTATTTGGAGGATGATGGAGGATTTTTGGGTCCTCTCGGATGCCAACCCATACCCTTTAGTAAATCAGGCAATCCAATTATGTCTACTGTGGCATTCTTAGCCTCTGTCGTTGACCCACGGGTGGCTGCAGCAGCAGCTAAAGCAGCTATGGAAGAATTTGCTGCAATAAAGGATGAGGTTCCGGCTACAATAATGGATAATCATATGAAAAATGTAGAGAAGGCTTCAGCTGGCGGCAAGTTTGATCCATCATATGGATTGGCGAATAGTGGAATTGCAGGCACGGGAACAGATAAAGAAGAGGAGGATCCAAATACGGCCACCGCACCTGGAGCTGTGCAAGCAACGGCCCCAGCTGCTTCTAGCGATGAAGAAATGAAAGATGTTTCCAAGAAAGATG AAAAAGATCCCACCAAGTCCACTGAGGATACTAGTAAAGACAAAGATAAAAAAGATGATAgtgaaaatgaaaaagaaaaagacaaaaCTGAGAATGAAAGCGATAAAAAAGAAGATA ATGGCTCTGGTGCCGATGTTAAACCTGAAGATCCTTCGGCGGAGCGTGGCTCCGGCGACAGCTCTGCCTCCAAAGAGTTGGATACAACAAAACAAGTTTTTAACGAAACAAACGTTCAAACAGCAGCAGCTGCTGCTCTGGCCTCGGCAGCCGTCAAGGCCAAACATTTGGCAGCTTTAGAAGAACGCAAAATAAAGTCTCTTGTGGCGCTTTTGGTGGAGACCCAAATGAAGAAACTCGAAATTAAATTGCGGCATTTTGAGGAACTGGAAACTACTATGGAACGTGAACGAGAGGGTTTGGAATACCAACGACAACAGTTAATCACGGAGCGCCAACAATTTCATCTGGAGCAATTGAAAGCTGCAGAATTTAGAGCTAGGCAACAGGCACACCATCGTCTGCAACAGGAACAACAGTGGCAAGGTGGCACTGCGCCACCAAATGCAGCGGCGGCATCAACCGCAGGTACAACAGCGACAGGTGGTAATGCATCTAGTGCTGTTACTCCAAGCTTGCCCGGAACCCCTGCGACTGCTGGTTCTGCTGCTAACCTAACTGGAGCACAATCGGCCGCAGCTCCACCAAGTGCGGTTGGGACAAGTGCAACAACCGCTGCCGCTACATCAGCCCCAGTTGTTGCTCCTACAACTACACCCATGG ACACAACACCGGCAACCGTTCCACCCTCGTCAGTACCCCCTGCAACCGGTGTTTCGGAAGCCGCGAGTGCCACATCAGCCCCGGGCCAAACTCTTGCTGCCACGAATCCATCAAGTGGTGCACCTATACCTCCAAACGTAGCTGGAGGTCCTCCTGCGGCCACAGCAAACATTCCCCCAGCAACAGTGGGGCCAGGACCTGCAGGAGGAGTACCGCCTGCTTAA
- the LOC106088285 gene encoding seipin translates to MNLLLRFVVFCCDPLGLWRRWLIRPVLNTGKQVYDRFKEKADKKVDSARELVLRIGLVAFVVALIIWAAVFMYATFYYVYMPAISHTRPVHMQFKTCLDTSAPCTFPHAHVSLTKKQQLLMVGQAYRVIVQIDMPESPQNLDLGMFMVCGEMRDIESMLRGHSCRSAMMRYRSPLIRTLTTWALSPLYVVGLKEEFQRVSVEIFSQYLEQKHHPITDVYIELQSQKIQFYTVSLHIVADFTGLRYIMHNWPLMSAMIAISTNLFFILVVFLLSWYHWSNATWIINLQKKYDRFTQKVQQSTGLAALRTRKYSGPGLQDDEELSFLNDDKSKDDSEEIDDIGGGKQQLQLRQRKRTEEKASNL, encoded by the exons ATGAACCTTCTTCTGCGCTTTgtggtattttgttgtgatccTTTGGGTCTTTGGAGACGATGGCTTATACGCCCCGTGCTTAATACGGGCAAGCAGGTCTATGATCGTTTCAAAGAGAAAGCTGATAAAAAGGTGGACTCAGCTCGAGAATTGGTGTTGCGTATTGGATTGGTGGCCTTTGTCGTTGCGCTGATAATATGGGCAGCTGTCTTTATGTACGCCACGTTCTACTATGTCTATATGCCGGCTATTTCACATACTAGACCAGTGCACATGCAATTCAA AACTTGCCTTGATACTAGTGCCCCTTGTACCTTTCCCCATGCTCATGTGTCATTGACGAAAAAACAGCAGTTGCTAATGGTGGGCCAGGCTTATCGTGTCATTGTACAAATCGATATGCCGGAGTCACCTCAAAATTTAGATCTTGGTATGTTTATGGTGTGTGGAGAAATGCGTGATATTGAGTCCATGTTGAGGGGACACTCTTGCCGTTCGGCCATGATGCGATATCGTTCACCTCTAATACGCACCTTAACCACATGGGCCCTAAGTCCCCTCTATGTGGTGGGGTTAAAGGAGGAATTTCAAAGGGTTTCTGTAGAGATATTTTCGCAATATTTGGAACAGAAGCATCATCCCATCACCGATGTCTATATAGAACTACAATCTCAAAAGATACAATTTTACACGGTCTCGTTGCATATAGTGGCCGATTTTACTG GTCTACGCTATATAATGCACAACTGGCCCTTGATGTCGGCCATGATAGCCATTAgcacaaatcttttctttattttggtGGTATTTTTACTTAGCTGGTATCATTGGTCCAATGCCACTTGGATAATTAATTTACAAAAGAAATATGATCGTTTCACCCAGAAGGTGCAGCAGTCCACCGGTCTAGCTGCACTGCGAACACGTAAATATTCAGGGCCAGGTCTACAGGATGATGAGGAATTGAGCTTTCTCAACGATGATAAGTCGAAAGATGATTCCGAAGAAATTGATGATATTGGTGGCGGTAAGCAACAACTGCAACTTCGCCAAAGAAAACGAACTGAAGAAAAAGCTTCAAATTTGtaa